In Acidobacteriota bacterium, the DNA window GTCTCGATGGCGTGCACGATCTTGACCGGTTCGCCCGCCGCGGGGACGTAATAAAACCAGCGGCGCGTGGCATGCGCGTGCGGATCGAGTTTCAAGATGCGCCACGCCAGCGGATCGCTGTGACGGAAGTCGTAAAACAGCCAGCCGGACAAGCCTGCCTCACGCAGGGCGGTTTGGATTTCAGTAACACGAGTGGAATGGGTGAATGACATAAACTCCCTTTTGATCTGAGTAGTAAATCAACTGACAAAGAGATCACGGAACAGACGGAAATAACGGAACAAGCGGAAGGTTGTTAGCCAAATGTAGTTCCGTGTGTTCCGTTATTTCCATCTGTTCCGTGATCTCTTTCCTATCGGTCTTACTTGCGCTACCACCTGAATTCAGGATCACTTTATTGTAAGCGGTTCGGCTTTGCCCAATGCACACGCGCCAACAGCAAATCGCCGCCGAAGTTGGCCGGGATGACTTCGCCCACCGTGATCCACGATTCGCTGGCGTTGATGTTGACGGTGTGAAAGTTGCCGTAGTGCGGGACTTCATTGGGACGATTCACCGGGTCGCCGTACAGCGGAAAGACCGTGCGCTCCGTTGCGCGTATCAGTCGTTGCGTCTTTTCATTTACGCGCGCGATGAACAAGGGCGAGCGCCAGCGCATTACTTTTTCGTTCTCCGCCGTCTTGCGTGTGTAAACCAAAAACAGTCCTTCCGAATGCGCCAGCCAATGCTGCTGCGTCGTAGACATCGCCAGCGCCTCGCCATCATCGAACTTCCACGCGACCGGCTCGCTCCACTGCAAACCATCTTTCGACGTGTTGACGTAACCAAAGCCGTCTTCGGCACGAATCGTCAGGAAATACTGACCGCGAAAATGCACGAGCGAGGGTTCCAGCAAGCCGCGTTTGACCGTGTTGCGCAACTCATTGCCGACTTGTTTGAGCTTGAGTTCCTTGCCATCAAACGAACAGAGCGCCGTGGTGACGCCGTAATCGGCACGCTCCTTAGGCCGGAACGACATGGGAATCAGCGCGTCGCCATTCGGCAAGATCAGCCATTGCGCGCCGCCCGCCGTATAAAGCGCGCTGCCACGCGGGTCGTTCCATTCCAGCCGCTGACGTGACGACCAATTCCCTTTGGCATCGCGCACGACATAGACCGGGTAACGTTGCGGCTGTTCGGGAAAGTATTTGCCATCGCGGTAATAGACGATGTGGCCGAGCGCGATGATGCTTTTGGTGTTCGGGTGATATTGCGGCATCACATCGCTGACGGCCTCTTCGATGCCGCCCGCGTATGGCCGCCGTCCGAAGCCGGGCACGGGTTGCAGCGCGCTCCACGTTTGCCAATCCGCGCCATCACCCCGCACCTCCTGCCATTGCACCGGGCCGTAATAGTCGGAGCCTTTGATCCATTGCAAGGTCATGAATTTTTGTGCGCCCTGCGGCGAAGGCAACACGCACAGGCGCGGCAGGAACCACGTCGTGCCCTGGTTGTCGCGGTTGCGATTCCAAGTAATGTGTTCGATGCGTGCGATCAGGTCGCGCGGCGCGGAGGCAGCGACGGAAAGAATGCCGTAGACACCTGCGGCAAGGCCGCAGACAAGGATGATTAAGCTAAGTTGTTGGTATGTTCGTTTCATCAGGATGCAGTTGCACGTTTTCGGCCCGCGAAGGCGGGCGGCAGCATAAAGCCTGGGGGGAAGACGGCAGCCGGAACCCTAGATCGGTTTCACTTCGGTGTATGGCAAAAAGCCGCGCCGCGGTACTGTCCCGGCGCAGCGCGCCTACCGTACACGCAAATGAAAACCGATCTAGGAAAGCGTCCATTGAATCTATAAGCCCACGGAGTGGGCGGCAGACATTCAGCAAACATTAAATGGCGGGCCACTATCTGTCGCCCGCCTTCGCGGGCTTGGCGCATTCTCGCTAGCGTACCCAGGGTTCCGCGCTAACGCGCTCCACCCTGGGCTTTATGCTGCCGCCCGCGTTCGCGGGCTGAAGAACTCACCCGGCCTTACCTCAGGCTTGGCGTACATCAAACCGTGGCCAACCGGCGCGCCTGTTCGCCCTGTTTTTCCTGCGGCTGCACACGCCACAACACAACCGCCGCGACCAACAACAACAGCGCCGAAGCCTGCAACGCGCCGCCCAATCCGATGGTGCTTTTCAACGCCCCAGCCAGCGCCGCCATTGTGCCGCCGACAATGCAACCCGCCAAGTTGAACAGGCCATAGCCCGTCGCGCGCACATGCGCGGGCGCAATCTGGCACAGGATCGGCATCGCGTTGCAATCCAGCAAGCCCCGGCTCAAGCCATACACGACCAGACAAACCGACAGCACCAGCGGCGACGAAGTCCAGCCGACGACGAATAGAAATACGCCGCCCGCCGCAAAGCCCGCGACCGGCACCAGCACGCGGGCGCGCGGATTGGTGCGGCTCCAACGGTCAGCCAACACGCCGCCACCCAGGATTCCGGCAAAGGCCGCCGCCTGAATGTAAAAGGTCGCCGAAAAGCCCGCGCCCGTCAGCGTCATCTGAAAGCGTTCGTAAAGATAGAGCGGCAGCCACGTCAGCACGATCCAACCGGCGACGGAAAAGAGCGTGAAGGCCGCGCCCAGCAACAGAAAGTCGCGGTTGGATAGCAAGTCCGTGAGCGCCGCCCACCAATCCGTTTGCGTTGTCGCCGGGTCAACGCGCGACGCAACATCGGCTTCACGCAAGCCCACGATTAGCACGACGGAATACGCAATGCCCGCCACGCCCAACCACGTGAACGCCGCGCGCCAGCCGTACTGTTGCCCGATCCAGCCGCCCGCCCAGCCGCCTGCGATCATGCCGATGTAAAGGCCGCTCTGGTGCAAGCCCGTCGCCAGCGAGCGCGTGCGTTCGCCGTGATGATCGGCCAGCAAGGCCAGCGCCGCCGGGATGTAGCAGGCTTCGCTGATGCCCATCAACGCGCGCGCGCCCAGCAGTTGCCCGAAGCCGCTGACGTGCCCGGTCGCCCAGGTGACGGCAGACCAGACGAACAAACTGACGAGGATGATTTTGCTGCGGCTGAAGCGGTCGGCCAAATACCCGCCGAAGGGACTGAGCGCGCCATATACCCACAGGAACGCGGGCGTGACCAAACCGAGTTGCGCATCACTGACCTGAAACTCCGCACGCAGCAGCGGGAACAGCGAAAAGATCACCTGCCGGTCAAGGTAATTGAGCATTCCCACGACCCAGAGCAGCGCGACTAGAAGCCAGGCGTAGTGTGTGCGTTTCACGATTCGATTCTCCCGCAAAATCCGTCAAGTCACAGAACATTGAGGCTGTTTTTAACCACGAAGAAGTCGGGAAGCTTCGACCTTTTCTTCGTGTCCTTCGTTTCTTCGTGGTTTCATCTGCTTGAGGCCTGACACAACTGGCGAAAACTCGACTGCGCCAACTGCGCATCCAAATCAGCCTCTTCCGCAGCAGTCAGCTTGCGGCGTGGTTCCAAACACTCCCCACAATCAATTCCCTGCCGCCGCAACATCGCTTTGACAGCGGGCACGACCGGGTAGCGCAAGCCGATGGTGATGAGTTCGTTGATGCGCTCTTGCACGGCGCGCGCCTGCGCCCATGCGCCCGCCTGGGCGTGTGCGTAAAGCTCGACGAAGAGTTCCGGCACGACGTTGTAAAAGCTGCCGATGCCGCCATCCGCGCCCATCAGCAAGCCGGCGACCAGCACTTCGTCGTAGCCGCTGAAGAGCGTCACGCCGCGCTGTTTGAGCCGCGACAGCTTATACAGATCGAAGTCGGTGAACTTCAGCCCAATAACGTTCGGCAATTCGCACAGTTCGTGAATCTGCGCGGCGGTCGAGATGCCCGGATAAAGCGCGGGCATAAAGTAAATCAGCAACGGCAAATCCGACGCCGTGGCGATGGCGCGGTAATACGCCTTGATCTCGGCAAAGCTGTAACTGCCCGCCGGCGGCAAGGCGCTGACGGCGTGCGCTCCGGCGCGGGCGGCGTGCTGGGCCAGCGTGACGGCATCGGCGGTCAGGAACGCGCCGACGTGCACGATCACCTGTTTGCCTGCGGGCGAATGTTGAACGGCGGCGGCGGTGACGGCCTGGCGTTGCGCGACCGATTGCAACAAGCCTTCGCCAGTCGAGCCACAGACGTAAACGCCATGCGCACCGGCGGCGTAAAAGCGCGCCAGCAATTGCGCGAACGCGGCGGGATTAAACTGTCCCGCCGCGTCAAAAGGCGTAACGGCTGCGGGTAAGATGCCGTGAAACGTGGTCATGGTGGTTAAGAGCGATTTGCGAGTGCGTATACGCTTGCGGTGCGATACGAAGAACTGTAGTGCTCGGCTTTAATTCGTGCCTTAAAGCCCTGAAGGGGCGAAATTCAATAGCCAGGGGGGCAACGCCCCTGGTATCAACCGAAAATTCATAAGCCCTGAAAGGGCGAAATTTCAGGTGGCTATTGCGCCCCTTTAGGGCTTGTCTTGTTTGTTCGTCAGTACCCAGGGCGTTGCCCTGGGCTATTGAATTGCGCCCTTTCAGGGCTTGGGTAGCAATTTCTTCGGGTACAACTCAACCCTGCAACTGATTCAAGAAAATGCCGGAATGAATTTCACGCACACCGGCGCGCTGATCGTGATTTGCTTGCCAGTGAAACTCAACTTGCCGCTTTGCTGATCAAGGCGAAAGACGGCGATGTTGTCGGTGTTCTGATTCGCCACCAGCAACCATTGCCCGGTCGGGTCAATCCCGAAATTGCGCGGCCATTTGCCCTGCACGGGTTCGTATCCAATCAACACTAACTTGCCGGTTTGCGCGTCTACAGCATAGCTCACGATGCTGTCGTGGCCGCGATTGGAGCCATACAGGAATTTACCCGACGGATGCACGTGGATGTCGGCGCAATACGTCGTGCCGCTGAACCCGGCGGGCAGTGTCGAAATGTTCTGAATCTCGCTCAGCTTGCCTTGGGCTTTGTCGTAGGCGAAGGCGGTCACCGTCGAATCCAATTCGTTGATGACGTAGCCGAATTTGCCGTTGGGATGAAAGTCGAAATGGCGTGGCCCTGACGCCGGTTTGGTCGCGGCGAAACCGTTGGCAATCAGCTTGCCGTTCTTGGTGTCCAGCTTGTAACTCATCACCTTGTCTATGCCGAGGTCGGGCGCGAAGGCGTAATTGCCCGCCGCGTCCAACACGCAACTATGCGCGTGCGGTTCCTTCTGGCGTTGTGGATTGCCGCCCGTGCCCGTGTGTTGCGCGACATCGCTGAGCGCGCCCAAACTGCCATCGGCATTGACGGGATAAAGCACGACACTACCGCCACCGTAATTCGCCAGCAACACCCATTTGCCGGACGGATGCACCGAGACGTGCGCCGGAATGCCGGGCGAGGATTGCTGATTGAGTTGTT includes these proteins:
- a CDS encoding exo-alpha-sialidase codes for the protein MKRTYQQLSLIILVCGLAAGVYGILSVAASAPRDLIARIEHITWNRNRDNQGTTWFLPRLCVLPSPQGAQKFMTLQWIKGSDYYGPVQWQEVRGDGADWQTWSALQPVPGFGRRPYAGGIEEAVSDVMPQYHPNTKSIIALGHIVYYRDGKYFPEQPQRYPVYVVRDAKGNWSSRQRLEWNDPRGSALYTAGGAQWLILPNGDALIPMSFRPKERADYGVTTALCSFDGKELKLKQVGNELRNTVKRGLLEPSLVHFRGQYFLTIRAEDGFGYVNTSKDGLQWSEPVAWKFDDGEALAMSTTQQHWLAHSEGLFLVYTRKTAENEKVMRWRSPLFIARVNEKTQRLIRATERTVFPLYGDPVNRPNEVPHYGNFHTVNINASESWITVGEVIPANFGGDLLLARVHWAKPNRLQ
- a CDS encoding MFS transporter produces the protein MKRTHYAWLLVALLWVVGMLNYLDRQVIFSLFPLLRAEFQVSDAQLGLVTPAFLWVYGALSPFGGYLADRFSRSKIILVSLFVWSAVTWATGHVSGFGQLLGARALMGISEACYIPAALALLADHHGERTRSLATGLHQSGLYIGMIAGGWAGGWIGQQYGWRAAFTWLGVAGIAYSVVLIVGLREADVASRVDPATTQTDWWAALTDLLSNRDFLLLGAAFTLFSVAGWIVLTWLPLYLYERFQMTLTGAGFSATFYIQAAAFAGILGGGVLADRWSRTNPRARVLVPVAGFAAGGVFLFVVGWTSSPLVLSVCLVVYGLSRGLLDCNAMPILCQIAPAHVRATGYGLFNLAGCIVGGTMAALAGALKSTIGLGGALQASALLLLVAAVVLWRVQPQEKQGEQARRLATV
- a CDS encoding dihydrodipicolinate synthase family protein, giving the protein MTTFHGILPAAVTPFDAAGQFNPAAFAQLLARFYAAGAHGVYVCGSTGEGLLQSVAQRQAVTAAAVQHSPAGKQVIVHVGAFLTADAVTLAQHAARAGAHAVSALPPAGSYSFAEIKAYYRAIATASDLPLLIYFMPALYPGISTAAQIHELCELPNVIGLKFTDFDLYKLSRLKQRGVTLFSGYDEVLVAGLLMGADGGIGSFYNVVPELFVELYAHAQAGAWAQARAVQERINELITIGLRYPVVPAVKAMLRRQGIDCGECLEPRRKLTAAEEADLDAQLAQSSFRQLCQASSR
- a CDS encoding lactonase family protein translates to MVNPSTRREFIAAASLSAVGFSFTANAATKDMLVYIGTYTNKTSEGIYVYRLDTATGELKPSSVTTHKLSPSFLAIDAKRRFLYAANEVNEFNGKKGGGVTAFAIDQKTGALKQLNQQSSPGIPAHVSVHPSGKWVLLANYGGGSVVLYPVNADGSLGALSDVAQHTGTGGNPQRQKEPHAHSCVLDAAGNYAFAPDLGIDKVMSYKLDTKNGKLIANGFAATKPASGPRHFDFHPNGKFGYVINELDSTVTAFAYDKAQGKLSEIQNISTLPAGFSGTTYCADIHVHPSGKFLYGSNRGHDSIVSYAVDAQTGKLVLIGYEPVQGKWPRNFGIDPTGQWLLVANQNTDNIAVFRLDQQSGKLSFTGKQITISAPVCVKFIPAFS